One part of the Lotus japonicus ecotype B-129 chromosome 2, LjGifu_v1.2 genome encodes these proteins:
- the LOC130739177 gene encoding putative glucose-6-phosphate 1-epimerase, giving the protein MPLNIFQDKDGLPRILLTEPNGSSAEVLLYGGQIISWKNHRKEELLFMSSKANRKQLKAIRGGISAYFARFGELGLFEHHGFARNRLWSLDRDPSPLSPLDNQSCVDLILKSTGFDFKTPCSFELRLRIFLSAGKLILIPRVRNTDNKAVSFAFALCNYLSVSDISEVRIEGLETLDYIDNLMNRSRFTEQADAITFDGEMDRVYLHHSPKKIAIIDHEKKRTFVLQKNALPDAVVWNPWDKKSKVLPDLGDNDYKMMMCVKSAAIDSPILLKPSEEWKGYQELSTVSSSYCSGQLDPRMVLYGFH; this is encoded by the exons ATGCCTTTGAACATATTTCAGGACAAAGATGGATTGCCCCGGATTTTATTAACTGAGCCAAATGGTTCATCAGCAGAG GTGCTTCTATATGGAGGGCAGATTATTTCTTGGAAGAATCACCGAAAGGAAGAACTGCTTTTCATGAGCAGCAAG GCTAACAGGAAACAACTTAAAGCAATCAGAGGAGGTATATCAGCTTACTTTGCACGG TTTGGTGAACTTGGTTTATTTGAACACCATGGATTTGCAAGAAACAGGTTGTGGTCATTGGATAGGGACCCTTCACCTCTATCCCCATTAGACAATCAATCATGTGTGGATCTGATACTTAAGTCCACAGGATTTGACTTCAAGACACCCTGTAG TTTTGAGTTGCGGCTCCGCATCTTTCTCAGTGCTGGCAAGCTCATTCTGATTCCCAGAGTCAGAAACACTGATAATAAAGCAGTTTCTTTTGCATTTGCACTATGCAACTATTTGTCTGTATCAGATATCAG TGAAGTGCGTATTGAGGGGTTGGAGACACTTGATTACATTGACAATCTGATGAACAGATCAAGGTTCACAGAGCAAGCAGATGCAATTACCTTCGATGGCGAG ATGGACAGGGTGTACTTGCACCACAGCCCCAAAAAAATTGCCATCATAGACCATGAGAAGAAAAGAACTTTTGTACTCCAGAAGAATGCACTACCAGATGCAG TGGTATGGAATCCATGGGACAAGAAATCTAAGGTTCTACCTGATTTGGGAGATAATGATTACAAGATGATGATGTGTGTGAAATCTGCAGCTATTGATAGCCCTATTCTCTTGAAGCCCTCTGAAGAGTGGAAGGGGTATCAGGAGTTATCTACTGTTTCATCAAGCTATTGCAGTGGACAATTGGATCCTCGCATGGTTCTTTATGGCTTTCACTGA